A portion of the Sphingobacterium spiritivorum genome contains these proteins:
- a CDS encoding HEAT repeat domain-containing protein, which yields MTELEKLEKRWKELVGRPRTKEELEESVLLVEKMNIELSKEYLGLLAELHDIRIQITDIWNLVNTNRKYPEAIPLLLKYLPMVKHLKNKEGIIRSLTVPEAKGIAVPLLLKEYYNTPKEKHNLRWVIGNAVNVTITKNNVADIIPLVLDKENGSSRQMFVAALGKIKTEEVKEVLLELINDEDKIIRDMAEKSLKKVSKGKAS from the coding sequence ATGACAGAATTAGAAAAACTGGAGAAACGGTGGAAAGAACTGGTAGGAAGACCCCGCACTAAAGAGGAATTAGAAGAATCTGTATTACTGGTAGAAAAAATGAATATAGAACTCTCTAAAGAGTATTTGGGGTTATTGGCAGAACTTCATGATATTAGAATTCAAATTACTGACATTTGGAATTTAGTAAATACCAATAGAAAATATCCTGAAGCAATTCCTCTCTTACTGAAATACTTACCAATGGTAAAACATCTGAAAAATAAAGAAGGTATCATCAGATCGTTAACTGTCCCTGAAGCCAAAGGTATAGCGGTTCCATTATTATTAAAGGAATATTATAATACACCAAAAGAGAAACATAATCTGAGATGGGTCATTGGCAATGCTGTGAATGTCACAATAACCAAAAATAATGTGGCAGATATCATTCCCCTTGTTCTGGATAAGGAAAACGGATCCTCAAGACAAATGTTTGTGGCTGCTTTAGGAAAGATAAAAACGGAAGAAGTGAAAGAAGTGTTACTTGAACTTATAAATGACGAGGACAAAATTATTCGAGATATGGCCGAAAAAAGCTTAAAGAAAGTTTCCAAAGGAAAAGCCAGCTGA